From a region of the Latilactobacillus sakei genome:
- a CDS encoding cell surface protein yields the protein MKFVRRLMVLSLAFGGLMLCQMTQVQAAAQTQKADFEVQPILPDEQEDLSLNYFNMSLAQGQTKKLEMRIQNFTDHAITVHSDLRNSMTQVGGGVSFQANTKGLDPSLKVPFTKIAKLDKKSETIKLAAQETKILKMTVTMPEDRTSGMIYGDWHFIEYLHKKGGQSSVGSNYAYSVGVALKGQHYKVYPELKYDKTEAMIYRRHAAMGIKIRNTQPMVINKVSAKAVVSKEGLFSSKHVYTTSNQSVAPNSVLTLPISWDYEQLKPGKYTIDTVVQGQNLWNKLPLTWRFKKSFTIKADDVKNVNAQALKKPTNKWAYVATASGVLMLVSVTGLIKVLRRS from the coding sequence TTGAAATTTGTTAGACGTTTAATGGTATTGAGCTTGGCGTTTGGGGGCTTGATGCTCTGTCAAATGACACAGGTTCAAGCTGCTGCTCAAACTCAAAAAGCGGACTTTGAAGTGCAGCCCATCTTGCCAGATGAACAAGAGGATTTAAGTTTAAATTACTTCAACATGAGTTTGGCGCAGGGACAAACTAAAAAACTCGAAATGCGGATTCAGAACTTTACGGATCACGCGATTACGGTGCATTCCGACTTAAGAAATTCGATGACCCAAGTTGGTGGTGGCGTTAGTTTTCAAGCTAACACTAAAGGGTTAGATCCAAGCTTGAAAGTACCGTTCACTAAAATTGCTAAATTAGATAAAAAGAGCGAAACCATTAAATTGGCAGCGCAAGAGACTAAAATTCTTAAAATGACGGTTACAATGCCGGAAGATCGGACAAGCGGCATGATTTATGGCGATTGGCATTTTATCGAATATCTTCATAAAAAAGGTGGCCAATCATCAGTTGGTAGTAACTATGCCTATTCAGTAGGCGTTGCGCTGAAAGGTCAGCACTACAAGGTATACCCCGAATTGAAATATGACAAAACCGAAGCCATGATTTATCGGCGACATGCTGCAATGGGGATTAAGATCCGCAATACACAACCAATGGTCATTAATAAGGTTAGCGCCAAGGCAGTTGTTTCTAAAGAAGGGCTCTTTTCTTCTAAACATGTTTATACAACTAGCAACCAATCTGTCGCCCCTAACTCAGTGTTAACCCTACCGATTTCGTGGGATTACGAACAGTTGAAACCAGGAAAATACACGATTGATACGGTCGTTCAGGGTCAAAATCTCTGGAATAAGTTGCCGTTGACTTGGCGCTTCAAAAAGAGTTTCACAATTAAGGCCGATGATGTCAAAAACGTTAATGCACAAGCGCTTAAAAAACCAACGAATAAGTGGGCTTATGTGGCAACTGCCAGTGGGGTCTTAATGCTCGTTTCGGTTACCGGTTTGATTAAAGTATTGAGACGCTCATGA
- a CDS encoding cell surface protein gives MKFTKLTSAALTAGTILSILAPTATFAATPEHDANANGGTELPMSDNTEVGISFGDNTDNGNTGYLRLQMVPHVLDFGNHTEFLSQYPTFDATGHNVSIDSNDRHASYKNTDTNLTATLNTEDPKLEDVKGKAWATVVDKQVTRENNDPEGETAKTTKKSGTWQLKVKSDDVLTATNNGETINNANLLLKNTAYGRTLDVPKLTNEAQDSDFQADTTIDNSDVSTITNNVSLSLDGKGEEVLVADAADSEGQGANVFGWDRSDINLTLPKDSKVGNDIYTAHLTWTLYTGVQAS, from the coding sequence ATGAAATTCACAAAATTAACTAGTGCAGCTTTAACAGCCGGCACAATCTTAAGCATTCTTGCACCAACAGCAACATTCGCTGCTACACCAGAACACGATGCCAATGCTAATGGTGGCACAGAATTACCAATGTCTGACAATACTGAAGTTGGGATCTCATTTGGTGATAACACTGATAACGGGAATACTGGCTACTTACGTTTACAAATGGTACCGCACGTACTAGATTTTGGTAACCATACAGAATTCCTATCACAATACCCAACATTTGATGCTACTGGCCATAACGTAAGTATCGATAGCAATGATCGTCATGCCTCATACAAAAATACAGATACTAATTTAACAGCAACTTTAAATACGGAAGATCCTAAATTAGAAGATGTTAAGGGAAAAGCATGGGCAACAGTTGTTGATAAACAAGTCACTCGTGAAAATAATGATCCAGAAGGCGAAACTGCTAAAACAACAAAGAAGAGTGGTACATGGCAATTAAAAGTTAAATCAGATGATGTTTTAACAGCAACTAACAACGGTGAAACAATCAATAATGCTAATCTATTGCTTAAAAACACTGCTTATGGTCGGACATTAGATGTTCCTAAATTGACAAATGAAGCCCAAGATAGTGATTTCCAAGCTGATACAACTATTGATAATAGCGACGTATCAACAATTACGAACAACGTGTCATTATCATTAGATGGTAAAGGTGAAGAAGTTCTAGTTGCTGATGCCGCTGATTCTGAAGGTCAAGGTGCTAACGTCTTTGGTTGGGATCGTTCAGACATCAACTTAACATTGCCAAAAGATTCAAAAGTTGGTAATGACATCTATACAGCTCATTTAACATGGACATTATATACAGGTGTTCAAGCTTCATAA
- a CDS encoding dipeptidase: MKKPIKGSCTTVLVGKKASIDGSTMISRNDDGHEALDPQRFVVVNPEDQPRDYQAVISGVQIKLPDNPMRYTSIPNSLLTNGIWPAAGINSENVTMSATETITTNPRIQGLDPLVAGGIGEEDIVTLVLPYIHSAQEGVERLGALLEEFGTYEPNGIAFSDQDSVWWLETIGGHHWAAVRIPDDAYVVAPNRMNIDHFDFDSADTLCSADLKALIDDNHLNPDFEGYNLRHIFGSATIKDTVYNNPRTWYGQQYFNPEIKQDPMDHDLPFICHANRKISIEDVKFVLSAHFENTEYDPYGSAPEDVKTRFRPIGINRNHNVHILQVRNNVPAEIAGIHWLAYGANTFNTVVPFYANVNDTPESYKNATGTFDLNNMYWLSCTTALLGDTDYDFYVDMRNTFELEAMSAYHEIQNATDKAFDGQKDAVAFLEEANNKLATESLQRQTKLLGEMVISGSEHMKLRYNLND; the protein is encoded by the coding sequence ATGAAAAAACCAATTAAGGGTTCATGTACGACAGTCTTAGTCGGCAAGAAAGCTTCAATCGACGGGTCAACAATGATTTCTCGAAATGATGATGGTCACGAAGCGCTAGATCCTCAACGTTTTGTTGTCGTCAATCCTGAAGATCAACCACGCGATTACCAAGCCGTGATCAGTGGTGTGCAAATCAAATTACCTGATAACCCAATGCGTTACACATCAATTCCTAACTCATTACTCACAAACGGCATCTGGCCAGCGGCTGGGATTAACAGTGAAAACGTCACAATGTCAGCAACTGAAACAATTACCACTAACCCCCGTATTCAAGGATTAGACCCACTCGTTGCCGGTGGTATCGGTGAAGAAGATATCGTTACTTTAGTCTTACCTTACATCCACAGTGCTCAAGAAGGGGTTGAACGTTTAGGCGCGCTTCTCGAAGAATTCGGCACATACGAACCAAACGGGATTGCTTTTTCTGATCAAGACAGTGTTTGGTGGCTGGAAACAATCGGTGGTCATCACTGGGCTGCTGTTCGCATCCCGGATGATGCCTACGTAGTTGCCCCTAACCGCATGAACATCGACCACTTTGATTTTGATTCAGCCGACACACTTTGCTCAGCTGATTTAAAAGCCTTAATTGATGATAATCACTTAAATCCTGACTTTGAAGGTTACAACCTCCGTCACATTTTCGGTAGTGCAACCATCAAAGATACCGTTTATAACAACCCTCGTACTTGGTATGGTCAACAATATTTCAACCCAGAAATTAAACAAGATCCAATGGACCATGATTTACCATTCATCTGCCATGCCAACCGTAAAATTTCAATCGAAGACGTTAAATTTGTCTTGAGCGCCCACTTTGAAAATACGGAATATGATCCTTACGGTAGCGCACCAGAAGACGTTAAAACACGCTTCCGTCCTATCGGGATTAACCGGAATCACAATGTGCACATTTTACAAGTTCGCAACAACGTGCCTGCTGAAATCGCTGGTATTCACTGGTTAGCTTATGGTGCTAACACCTTCAATACAGTTGTACCATTCTACGCCAACGTTAATGACACACCGGAATCATACAAGAATGCGACCGGAACATTCGACCTTAATAATATGTACTGGTTAAGCTGTACAACCGCCTTACTTGGTGATACCGACTATGACTTCTACGTTGATATGCGCAACACCTTCGAATTAGAAGCAATGAGCGCTTATCACGAAATCCAAAACGCAACTGACAAAGCCTTTGACGGTCAAAAAGATGCCGTTGCCTTCTTGGAAGAAGCTAATAACAAACTAGCAACAGAATCTCTTCAACGCCAAACAAAACTATTAGGCGAAATGGTGATTTCAGGCTCAGAACACATGAAATTACGTTATAACTTGAATGACTAA
- a CDS encoding manganese ABC transporter ATP-binding protein has protein sequence MLTVKNLTVAYDDTPVFTDVAVHFDAGKITGIIGPNGAGKSTLIKAILGLVKAQQGSVLYQGKSMRAVQKQVAYVEQRKDLDLNFPISVFDVVLTGTYGKLGLFRDPGKQAKAASRAALEQVALADFERRQIGQLSGGQLQRVFVARAIVQEAEIIILDEPFVGIDLQSETAIMAIMKQWRDAGKTIIVIHHDLNKVSQYFDDLVVMNHGIVDYGPTDQVYNAQNIERAFSADLSAVLFEKQEVDQ, from the coding sequence ATGTTAACAGTTAAGAACCTCACCGTTGCTTACGATGACACACCAGTATTTACTGATGTTGCCGTTCACTTTGACGCAGGCAAAATCACTGGCATCATTGGACCAAACGGTGCAGGCAAATCAACACTCATTAAAGCAATATTAGGGTTGGTTAAAGCACAGCAAGGCTCAGTTTTATATCAAGGGAAATCAATGCGGGCTGTCCAAAAACAAGTTGCATATGTTGAACAGCGAAAAGATTTGGATTTAAATTTTCCAATCAGCGTTTTTGATGTTGTATTAACGGGCACGTATGGCAAGTTAGGTTTGTTTCGCGATCCAGGCAAGCAGGCAAAAGCGGCCAGTCGAGCAGCACTAGAACAGGTGGCCCTCGCTGATTTTGAACGTCGCCAAATTGGCCAGTTATCAGGGGGCCAATTGCAACGGGTTTTCGTGGCCCGCGCAATTGTACAAGAAGCGGAGATCATTATTTTAGATGAACCCTTTGTCGGCATTGATTTACAAAGTGAGACGGCAATCATGGCCATTATGAAACAGTGGCGGGATGCAGGGAAGACAATTATTGTCATCCATCATGATTTGAACAAAGTGTCACAGTATTTTGACGATTTAGTGGTTATGAATCACGGTATCGTAGATTATGGTCCGACTGATCAAGTGTATAATGCCCAGAATATTGAGCGCGCATTTAGTGCCGACTTATCGGCCGTCTTGTTTGAAAAACAGGAGGTAGACCAATGA
- a CDS encoding metal ABC transporter substrate-binding protein, which translates to MKKILITLLTVAGIIGGVYGFIHQRAQAKIQANSQHTKLRVVTTNSILEDMVANVGQDRIELYSIVKRGTDPHEYEPQPTDISKATDADVLFHNGLNLETGGNGWFKKLVSIAHKKFGEDVFATTKGIKVQHLTTNKDEPDPHAWLDLANGMQYVENITVALQAKDPKNADYYRQNADQYIARLEKLHAKAQTQFADIPEKRRVLVTSEGAFKYFGAAYGVTPTYIWEINTESQGTPTQMKSVLAKIAATDVQSLFVETSVSPKSMAKVAQETGLPIYAKIFTDSLAQKGKPGDTYYTMMKWNIDKIHAGMSH; encoded by the coding sequence ATGAAAAAAATACTCATTACTTTATTAACCGTCGCTGGCATTATTGGTGGTGTGTACGGTTTTATTCACCAACGGGCACAAGCTAAAATACAAGCTAATAGTCAGCACACCAAATTACGAGTTGTGACCACCAATTCAATTTTAGAAGATATGGTCGCCAATGTTGGCCAGGATCGAATCGAATTGTACAGTATCGTTAAACGAGGGACCGATCCCCATGAATATGAACCCCAACCAACTGATATCTCCAAGGCAACCGATGCCGATGTGTTATTTCATAATGGTTTAAACCTTGAAACGGGTGGCAATGGTTGGTTTAAAAAGTTAGTGTCAATCGCACATAAAAAGTTTGGGGAAGACGTTTTTGCGACGACTAAAGGGATCAAGGTCCAACATCTAACGACCAATAAGGACGAGCCAGATCCACACGCGTGGTTGGATTTGGCCAATGGCATGCAGTATGTTGAAAATATAACGGTTGCCTTGCAAGCTAAGGATCCTAAAAATGCTGATTATTACCGCCAAAATGCGGATCAGTATATTGCGCGATTAGAAAAATTACATGCAAAGGCCCAGACGCAATTTGCTGATATTCCGGAAAAACGGCGCGTATTGGTGACTTCTGAAGGTGCTTTTAAATACTTCGGAGCAGCTTATGGCGTGACCCCAACTTATATCTGGGAAATCAATACGGAATCGCAAGGGACACCAACCCAAATGAAATCGGTCCTTGCCAAAATTGCGGCAACAGATGTTCAGAGTTTGTTTGTGGAAACATCGGTATCGCCGAAATCCATGGCTAAAGTTGCCCAAGAAACGGGACTACCAATCTATGCAAAAATCTTTACGGATTCCTTGGCGCAAAAAGGAAAACCGGGCGATACCTACTACACAATGATGAAGTGGAATATCGATAAGATCCATGCCGGGATGAGCCATTAG
- a CDS encoding cysteine hydrolase, protein MVDLADCLLVIDLQNGVCKGKQPVANFKQLIEQVNARIEIYKANKRPIIFVQHNDTTLLAPQYAWQLVPELSVPADAQFVQKTHANSFWQTNLQVLLEQKQIHSLEICGAQTEYCVDTTVKVAHSLGYQLQMVSGLSTTVANSLMTATQTIAFYEDIWADRFLTLIEG, encoded by the coding sequence ATGGTGGATTTGGCAGATTGTTTATTAGTGATTGATTTACAAAATGGGGTTTGCAAAGGTAAACAACCGGTTGCTAATTTTAAACAATTGATTGAACAGGTGAATGCTAGAATTGAAATTTATAAAGCGAATAAGCGACCAATAATTTTTGTCCAGCATAATGATACAACCTTATTAGCACCACAATACGCTTGGCAACTAGTGCCAGAATTATCCGTGCCAGCTGATGCGCAATTTGTGCAAAAGACCCATGCTAATTCATTCTGGCAAACCAATCTGCAGGTTTTATTAGAACAAAAGCAAATCCATTCACTAGAAATTTGTGGTGCGCAAACTGAGTATTGCGTTGATACAACAGTCAAGGTAGCCCACAGTCTGGGTTATCAATTACAAATGGTTTCAGGACTTTCGACGACCGTTGCTAATTCATTGATGACAGCAACACAAACAATCGCCTTCTATGAAGATATTTGGGCGGATCGATTTTTAACCTTAATTGAAGGCTAA
- a CDS encoding MFS transporter, giving the protein MKKLKDIKQYSSYAFGAFGHDAFYATLSTYFMIFVTSQLFDTKNAAFNAKMIGYVTSMMVVIRIVEIAFDPLIGGVVDNTRTRWGKFKPWLLIGSLISSVGLIMIFTNFGGLATNSPYLYLVLFAIVFVILDIFYSFKDIAFWSMLPALTVDSEKRTKFGAIARFGSTLGAQGVIIVIVPIVVFFSQMFSGTHGSEQTSAGWLGFAVVIGVVSFLGALATIIGTKEEKSAIRENTEKIRFRDVFKVIGKNDQLMWLSLSYFLFAFSYVITNSLLIYYFKYVMGRAAAFSTVGVITAILGVISVALFPTLVSLIHRRAIYLGGIAMMMLGYILFLFAGSNLVVVLIAVGLFFFPYPLVFLAALMTITDSVEYGQLKSGTRNESVTLAVRPLLDKLAGAFANGVVGFAAIHAGMTGNAKPSDITNGGLLQFKTYMFFVPMALLIVSALIFMAKIKLTEAKHAEIVSELEKKLD; this is encoded by the coding sequence ATGAAAAAACTAAAAGACATCAAACAGTATAGTTCATATGCATTCGGGGCATTTGGCCACGATGCTTTCTACGCAACACTTAGCACTTATTTTATGATTTTTGTTACTAGCCAATTATTCGATACAAAAAATGCCGCTTTTAATGCTAAAATGATCGGTTATGTCACTTCCATGATGGTTGTCATCCGGATTGTTGAAATCGCCTTTGATCCACTTATCGGTGGGGTAGTTGATAATACCCGGACACGTTGGGGGAAATTTAAACCTTGGTTACTAATTGGTTCATTAATTAGTTCTGTTGGTTTAATCATGATCTTCACGAACTTCGGTGGTTTAGCAACAAACAGCCCTTATTTATACTTAGTTCTTTTTGCAATCGTTTTCGTTATTTTGGATATCTTCTATTCATTTAAAGATATTGCGTTTTGGTCAATGTTACCGGCTTTAACCGTTGATTCAGAAAAACGGACGAAGTTTGGGGCTATTGCTCGTTTTGGTTCAACGTTAGGGGCCCAAGGGGTCATCATCGTTATTGTGCCAATCGTGGTCTTCTTCTCACAAATGTTTTCAGGGACACATGGTAGCGAACAAACTAGCGCTGGTTGGTTAGGGTTCGCCGTTGTTATCGGGGTTGTCTCATTCTTAGGTGCTTTAGCAACAATTATCGGTACTAAAGAAGAAAAGAGTGCTATCCGTGAAAATACTGAAAAGATTCGTTTCCGCGATGTCTTCAAAGTAATCGGTAAAAATGATCAATTAATGTGGTTATCATTATCATATTTCTTATTTGCCTTTAGTTACGTGATTACAAATTCACTTTTAATTTACTACTTCAAATATGTCATGGGCCGCGCTGCAGCCTTCTCAACAGTTGGTGTGATTACCGCTATTTTAGGGGTTATCTCAGTTGCCTTATTCCCAACATTAGTATCATTGATTCACCGTCGGGCCATCTATCTTGGCGGGATTGCCATGATGATGCTTGGCTACATTCTCTTCTTATTTGCTGGTAGCAACTTAGTGGTTGTCTTAATCGCAGTTGGGTTATTCTTCTTCCCATACCCACTTGTTTTCTTAGCAGCCTTAATGACAATTACTGATAGTGTCGAATACGGTCAATTGAAGAGTGGGACACGTAACGAATCTGTTACGTTAGCCGTTCGTCCATTATTGGATAAATTAGCTGGGGCCTTTGCCAACGGTGTTGTTGGGTTTGCCGCAATTCACGCAGGCATGACAGGTAACGCTAAACCAAGCGATATTACAAATGGTGGTTTATTACAATTCAAGACATACATGTTCTTTGTACCAATGGCTTTATTAATTGTTTCTGCTTTAATCTTCATGGCAAAAATTAAATTAACAGAAGCAAAACACGCAGAAATTGTCAGCGAATTGGAAAAGAAATTAGACTAA
- a CDS encoding LytR family transcriptional regulator, whose translation MKKLKIVLGVIGVILVIGGVFYKIKENQAIHAIKTQNKQVSNRINQDKPISFLLLGADTGSDGRVDRGLSDSMMVVTLNPKTKKTLVYSIPRDSLAEMVGSKTKNVQKINAAYELGKAKMAKKTVSEFIGVPIDYSVTIDMGALKELVNFVDGVDVKTNIDVSFDGQTIKKGRHHLNGQQALVYTRMRYQDPRGDYGRQLRQQEVLRGVADKIQKPQYLVHLSGLMTKLGKHISTDLTADQTKTLIKNYHQCGINITSGQIIGKEAWINGSSYQVIATDKLQATSNKLRESLELQTKTLSNTETELNQLNTAFFKDNTNKTFNTDGLNTTYYSDNTY comes from the coding sequence TTGAAGAAGTTAAAGATTGTATTAGGAGTTATCGGGGTTATTTTAGTAATTGGTGGGGTTTTTTACAAAATAAAAGAAAATCAAGCAATCCATGCGATTAAAACCCAAAACAAACAGGTTTCCAATCGAATTAATCAGGATAAACCTATCTCATTTTTATTATTAGGGGCCGATACAGGCTCTGACGGGCGTGTCGATCGCGGCCTCTCGGATTCGATGATGGTCGTTACGTTAAATCCTAAAACTAAGAAAACCTTGGTTTATTCCATTCCGCGGGATTCGCTCGCCGAAATGGTTGGCAGCAAGACTAAGAATGTTCAAAAAATTAACGCAGCCTATGAACTAGGAAAAGCGAAGATGGCCAAAAAAACCGTCAGTGAATTTATCGGTGTGCCAATCGATTACTCGGTCACGATTGATATGGGCGCGCTCAAGGAACTGGTTAATTTTGTCGATGGTGTTGATGTTAAAACGAATATCGATGTGAGTTTCGATGGTCAGACAATCAAAAAGGGCCGCCACCATCTGAATGGTCAGCAGGCCCTAGTTTATACACGAATGAGATACCAAGATCCCCGTGGTGATTATGGTCGTCAGTTACGCCAACAAGAAGTCTTGCGCGGGGTCGCCGATAAGATTCAAAAGCCCCAGTACTTAGTCCATCTATCTGGCTTGATGACTAAATTAGGCAAGCATATCAGTACAGATTTAACCGCTGATCAAACGAAAACGTTAATCAAAAATTACCACCAATGTGGGATTAATATTACGAGTGGTCAAATCATCGGGAAAGAAGCTTGGATTAACGGCAGTTCTTATCAAGTGATTGCGACCGATAAATTGCAAGCAACGTCTAACAAACTTCGTGAGAGTCTCGAGTTACAAACCAAAACGTTAAGTAACACGGAGACTGAATTAAATCAATTAAACACAGCGTTCTTTAAAGACAATACTAATAAGACGTTTAATACTGATGGCTTAAATACGACTTATTATTCAGATAATACGTATTAG
- a CDS encoding ABC-F type ribosomal protection protein produces MGTIQFKQLTFNYLDQATPLFKDVTLQFDARWRLGLIGRNGRGKTTLLKLLQRQLDFDGQLITDLDFHYFPQTVADPSQLARDVLMTLGQLDDSTFWQIERELNLLKVDLDCLWQPFNTLSPGEQTKALLALLFIDEHHFQLIDEPTNHLDQDGRDTVAHYLQQKTGFIVISHDRYFLNQVIDHVLSINRADITVQQGDYQTWQTTQEQQTQSEQHQNSLLKSEIKRLNQTAQQKSQWSQQAERGKNAASVKNESANLDKGFIGHRAAKVMKRATTITARSEQAATEKQSLLKNVEITAPLTINNQPLKPQQIVLTATDLVLEQDGRALNQPLSFELKAGQQVALTGANGTGKSTFIKALLALPETHHQTSGQLTIAPQIKVSYLPQDFAQLSGSLADFAAAKQVSLEQLLSTLRKLGFEREQFNHRLETMSMGQKRKAALARSLCEEAQFYVWDEPLNYLDVITREQLQTLIAQTRPTLLFIEHDRDFIDGVASQRYQLIPR; encoded by the coding sequence ATGGGCACAATTCAATTCAAACAATTAACATTCAACTATCTAGATCAAGCGACGCCTCTTTTCAAAGACGTCACACTTCAATTCGATGCTAGATGGCGCTTAGGCTTAATCGGGCGCAATGGCCGGGGGAAAACAACGCTGTTAAAATTACTCCAACGTCAATTAGACTTTGACGGGCAATTGATAACTGATCTAGATTTTCACTATTTTCCACAAACCGTCGCTGATCCCAGTCAACTAGCCCGCGACGTTCTAATGACGCTCGGTCAATTAGATGACAGTACTTTTTGGCAAATTGAACGGGAACTCAATTTACTCAAAGTTGATCTCGACTGTCTCTGGCAACCGTTCAACACGCTGAGTCCCGGTGAACAAACTAAGGCGCTCTTGGCGTTATTATTCATCGATGAACACCATTTTCAACTGATCGATGAACCAACCAACCATCTCGATCAAGATGGTCGCGATACCGTCGCCCACTATTTACAACAAAAAACAGGCTTTATCGTCATCAGTCATGATCGGTACTTTTTAAACCAAGTCATCGATCACGTCTTATCAATCAACCGAGCAGATATTACCGTCCAACAAGGTGACTACCAGACCTGGCAGACCACCCAGGAACAGCAGACCCAATCTGAACAACATCAAAACAGCCTGCTCAAAAGTGAAATTAAACGGTTAAATCAAACAGCCCAACAAAAATCCCAGTGGTCACAACAGGCTGAACGTGGTAAAAATGCGGCGAGTGTCAAAAATGAAAGTGCCAATCTCGACAAGGGCTTTATTGGACACCGCGCCGCTAAGGTAATGAAGCGCGCCACAACCATCACCGCCCGTAGTGAACAAGCGGCTACTGAAAAGCAAAGTCTGCTCAAAAACGTTGAAATTACCGCACCACTGACGATCAACAATCAGCCTTTAAAGCCGCAACAAATCGTCCTAACCGCAACCGACTTAGTGCTTGAACAAGATGGCCGCGCCCTAAATCAGCCGTTGTCCTTTGAATTAAAGGCCGGCCAACAAGTGGCGCTAACCGGGGCTAATGGTACCGGAAAATCGACCTTTATCAAAGCCTTACTCGCCCTTCCTGAAACCCACCATCAAACTAGCGGTCAATTAACCATTGCCCCACAGATTAAGGTGTCGTATTTGCCGCAAGATTTCGCGCAACTCAGCGGCTCATTAGCTGACTTTGCAGCCGCCAAGCAGGTATCACTTGAACAATTACTCTCAACTTTACGCAAACTGGGTTTTGAGCGGGAACAATTCAACCACCGGCTTGAAACGATGAGCATGGGCCAAAAACGTAAGGCCGCCCTCGCCCGCTCACTTTGTGAGGAGGCGCAATTCTACGTCTGGGACGAACCGCTGAACTATCTGGATGTCATTACCCGCGAACAACTCCAAACATTAATTGCCCAAACCCGACCAACGCTCTTGTTCATTGAACATGACCGTGATTTTATCGATGGTGTTGCTAGCCAACGTTATCAATTGATCCCGCGCTAA